A stretch of the Natrinema pellirubrum DSM 15624 genome encodes the following:
- a CDS encoding ParA family protein, with product MSGSDSKNSIDRTNSPNSPYGSVQTDGNSRAVSVCMLKGGVGKSTIAVNLARQLAAQDHDVLLIDLDPNGHASVGLGFDDQYHNTEETIGDVFFDDADPTSVVYDTSYEFDILPSSEDLEQVEREIVVGDVFQPSALLKREVVDPLLGGTYDYIVTDSPAYRSRLTDNALVATANLVLPLAPGNEAMAGLERTIERQISPLRQHMDVDVLSLVPNMLSGRIDQQTQDRQLLERLNSHDNLQDRIPNFARITDWEAVDAGDLKPSPGIRDRTSITKAYGERKPLLDYDPDCDQLQCFDELAHIVEAGEVVRHV from the coding sequence ATGAGTGGCTCAGATAGCAAGAATAGCATAGATAGAACGAATAGCCCGAATAGCCCATATGGTTCGGTACAGACCGATGGGAACTCTCGGGCTGTGTCGGTTTGTATGCTGAAGGGGGGTGTCGGCAAATCGACGATCGCTGTCAACCTCGCTCGACAGCTGGCCGCACAGGACCACGATGTACTCCTCATCGATCTTGATCCGAACGGCCACGCATCCGTCGGTTTAGGCTTTGACGACCAGTATCACAACACCGAGGAAACCATCGGTGACGTCTTCTTCGACGATGCTGACCCGACTTCTGTTGTCTATGATACCAGCTACGAGTTCGATATTCTCCCGTCCAGCGAGGATTTAGAACAGGTCGAGCGGGAGATCGTCGTGGGCGACGTGTTTCAACCCTCTGCGCTGCTCAAACGGGAAGTGGTAGACCCACTCCTCGGGGGAACGTACGATTACATCGTCACGGATTCGCCGGCGTACCGATCCCGACTCACGGACAACGCGCTGGTCGCGACGGCAAACTTGGTACTTCCGCTCGCCCCGGGAAACGAGGCAATGGCCGGCTTGGAGCGAACCATCGAGCGACAGATCTCCCCGCTTCGGCAGCATATGGACGTCGACGTCCTGTCGCTGGTTCCGAACATGTTGAGCGGCCGTATCGACCAGCAGACTCAAGATCGACAGCTCCTCGAACGTCTCAACTCGCACGATAACCTTCAGGACCGCATCCCGAATTTCGCGAGAATCACGGACTGGGAGGCTGTCGACGCCGGCGATCTCAAACCCTCACCGGGCATCCGAGACCGAACAAGCATCACGAAGGCCTATGGCGAGCGCAAACCCCTGCTGGACTACGACCCTGACTGTGACCAGTTGCAGTGTTTCGACGAGTTGGCGCACATCGTCGAGGCAGGTGAGGTGGTCCGCCATGTCTGA